A stretch of DNA from Candidatus Gastranaerophilales bacterium:
ACAAACACTCAAAAACGTTATTTGATGTGCAAACGGCGAAGCTTATCCCTGATAATTACACTGAAAATAATCGCATTCTGGAATTGGCAAGAAAATATTCGCCGCAGGTAGAAAATAATAATATTTCGGCTGCAGCTGAAAATAAGTTTGAGGATATAGTGAACTTCATCTCTAAAGAAAGAGACGGATTTTTAGCTTTTGCACATCCGGGCTACATGCGGCTTAACATGGGTGAGACACCCGCATTAACCGAGTTTCTTTCTGTCTTAATTTCCAAATCAAAAGGGCTTGTGAAAGCCTTTGAAGAATACCATCAGACATATAAGCCTAACGTCATTACCGATGATATTGTCAAAGAAGTAAATAGCAGCTTGCGCCAAAAAGGATTGGCGGGTCTGGGAGGTAGAGATTGCCATGAGGCTGATTGGATGAAATTTTTACCGATTTAAAAATAAAAAAGGAAAGCTTAAAGCTTCCCTTTTTATATTTTAAAAAAATTAGGTTTATTGCGCATAAACGCTGATTTGTTGTCTTGTTCTTCTGTGTTTTTCAAAAGTAACAATACCGTCAACCAAAGCGAATAATGTATAGTCAGAGCCTTGACCTACGTTGTTGCCTGCGTGGAAGGTGCTGCCTCTTTGACGCATTAAAATATTACCGGCTTTAACGAATTCTCCGCCGAATTTTTTTACGCCTAATCTTTTGCCTATACTATCTCGTCCGTTTTTGGTCGAACCTACACCCTTCTTATGAGCCATTTTATTTCTCCGTTATTAAATTATTCTTCTGTT
This window harbors:
- the rpmA gene encoding 50S ribosomal protein L27, giving the protein MAHKKGVGSTKNGRDSIGKRLGVKKFGGEFVKAGNILMRQRGSTFHAGNNVGQGSDYTLFALVDGIVTFEKHRRTRQQISVYAQ